GGCGTTCGCGGTCGACTTCGAAGGCCGCTATGGCGCCAGCCAGTGGGACCCGTGGGGCAACACCGGCGCCAATGCCGCCTGGGACCAGACCCAGAACGAATCGGACAAGCGCGGCTTCAAGCTGACCCAGAGCTGGAGCCGCATCGCCGGCACCACGCTGGACGTGACCCTGGGCCTGGACGGCCTGCGTGATCGCACCCACCAGGTGTTGCTGGCCAGCGGCATGAACTGGGTGCCGTTGACCACCTACCAGAGCCTGTCGCCGCTGCTGCAGCTGCATTGGTGGCCGACCGACCACCTGATGCTGTCCGGCGGCCTGCGCTACGAGAAGGGCGAGCTGGAAGTGGGCGACTACACCACCCTGCCCCGCTATGGCGCGCGCAAGGTGGCCGGTGGCAAGCCGACCATGAGCGAGACCCTGCCCAACTTCGGCGCGGTCTGGTACATCAACGATCGCCTCAACGCCTATGCGTCCTACTCGGAGGGTTACACCGTGGCCGACGTCGGCCGCGTACTGCGTGCGATCAACCGCGACGGCCAGCGCGTGGACAGCCTGGTGGACCTGTCGCCGGTGGTGTCGGACAACCGCGAGATCGGCCTGGAGTATGACGATGGCCGCTTCAGCGGCGATATCGCCTACTACACCTCCGAATCCAGGCTCGGCTCGGTGCTGGTCTACGATGCGGGCATCGATGCCTACAACGTGCAGCGCCAGGCCACCCGCGTGGAGGGTTTCGAAAGCAACCTGCGCCTGCAACTGGGCAACAGTCGCTTGGGCCTGGGCTATGCGCGCGCCAACGGACGCTACGACGCCAACATCGATGGCCAGCTGGACAGCGACCTGGCGGGCGTGAACATCGCACCGAACCGGCTGACCGCGTTCTGGGAACAGAACTGGACACCGCAGCTGAGCACCCGACTGCAGGCCAGCCACGCCTTCGATCGCGACTTCGACCAGCTGGGCGCACGGGTGGCCGAGTTCAAGGGCTACACCACGGTGGATCTGGTTGCACGCTACACGCTGGACAAGCATGCCTTCACGCTGGGCGTGCAGAACCTGGCCAACAAGCAGTACATCAGCTACTACTCGCAGACCACGCCGTCGAACCCGAGTTACTTCTCCGGACGTGGCCGGGTACTGACGCTGGGGTGGCAGTACCGCTATTGAGCCTGCACGGGGCCCGGGGCGATGTCGCCCCGGGCCCAGGCCACACGCCCCGGATCAGGCGGCGTAGCGCCGCTCACCCTGCAGCCAGGTCTCCATCACATTCAGGTCGATGATCCTTGCCGGATCGATCGTGAGCGGATCGCGGTCGAGGATGACCATGTCAGCGTATTTGCCGTGCTCCAGGCTGCCGACGATGTCGTCCACCCGGCACTGCCATGCCGCATCGATGGTCACTGCGCGCAGCGCCTGCTCAACACTGATGCACTCTTCCGGATTCAACACTTCGCCGCCATCACGCATGCGCCGGTTCACCGCGTTGTCGATGTAGCGCAACGGTTCGATGGTGGTGACGTTGAAATCGGAGTGCAGCGAAATGCGCAGACCGCCCACCAGCGCCGACCGGCATGGATCGTAGAGATCGGCGCGCTGCGGGCCGAGGATGTTGTCGCGGAACGCCTTTCCCCAGTAGTACACGTGCCCGATCAGGAACGAAGGCGAAACCTGGAGGTCGGCCAGGCGGACGATCTGCTCAGGATGCAGCACGCTGCAGTGCTCGATGCGATGGCGATGATCGGCGCGCGCGGTCTTTGCCAGCACCGCCTGGTAGACGTTCAGCGTGGTGTCGATTGCCGCATCACCATTCGCATGGATTCCCACCTGCCAACCGAGGTCGTGCGCGCGCTGCACCCCGGCTATCAACTCGGCTTCGGTGTAGTTCAATGCGCCTCGCTTGTCCGAACCCAGATAATTCTCGCGCTGATAGCCCGTCTGCGCCTGGTTGGAGCCATCGGACCAGAACTTGATACCGGTCAGGCGGAATCGATCATTGCCATCGCCGGGCCTGAGGCCGCGCTTGATCCAGTCGTCCATCAGATCGGAAGTGAGGAATCCCGAGTAGCGGATGGGAGGATTCTTCGCCATCACTCCATTGAGCACGTCCAGGTCCGTCGTGCCGCCGGTACCAATACCTGCGTCATGCAGGCTGGTGCAGCCCGCCTTGGTCGCGTCCGCGAACAACTGCTGGATCAGCTCGGCATAGCGTTCCGGGCTGGGCATCGGCATTACCGCCATGAACGGTTTCATCGCAGGAGATTCCTGCATGCGCCCCGTGAGCTTCCCGTTCGCTCGATCGTAGCGCCCCTGGTCGGGATCTGGCGTTGCATCGGTGACACCGGCCGCAGCGAATCCTTTCGTGTTGCTGTAGGCGATGTGCCCATTGGACTCCAGCACGAACACCGGATTATCGGCCGCCACATCGTCCAGCGCCTGCATCGTGATGGCCTTGCCGGGCATCAGCGAGGGGTCGATGCCCTGTGCAACCACCCATTCGCCGGGCTTGCTCGCACTCGCGGCGGCGCCGATCTTCGACAGCGCCTCGGCCAGCGTGCCGGTACTGAACGGCGTCACGTCCACCCAGTCGGACAGCATCGCCATCGCCGAGTGCATATGCGGGTCGATGAAGCCTGGCAGCAGCGCTCTGCCGCGCAGGTCGACGACATCGGTCTGGCGCCCCCGATGCAGCATGACGTCCTCGTGGCTGCCCGTGGCCAGGATCCGTCCCTGGCGAACCGCGACCGCCTGCACCTTGCCCTTGGGCCCGAGCGTATGGATCGGACCGCCATGGAAAATCCGATCCGCCGGCCCGGCCAGGTTCGGCGCCGGCGTAGCGGAGAACGCCGCCAGCGGTACCGCCGACCCCACCAGCGCCGCCGCGCCCAACCCGACCATCCCGCCCAGAAACTCGCGACGTGCCTGCAGGAATGCTGCGGCTCCTGGATTGCACACAATGCACATGCGCCTGCTCCTTCCTTGTGGTCGGTGCAGGCTACCCCGTGCGATGCGAACACGTTGCGAACTGCATCGCCCTTTCACGGCAGTTGTCGCGCCAATATTCCGGCACCTGCAACCCCGGCTCATGGCAGGCATGAGGAATCATCGAAACGGCATCGGAAAGCACCGTGCTAGCCTCGATCCACCTTCCCGATACACCTTTCACATGCGCCTGCACATGCTCGCCCTCGCCCTTGCCGCAGCACTCCCGATCACCCACACCAGCGCTGCCGAAGCACCCTTGCCGCAGCTGCAGGCCTACACCGTGGACGCCTCGTGGCTGCAGCCGATGGCACCGCTGCAGATCGCCGACCACACCTGGCAGATCGGCACCGAGAACCTGACCGCGCTGCTGGTGCAGACCGCCGACGGTGCAGTGCTGCTCGACGGCGGCATGCCGCAGATGGCCAGCCACCTCATCAGCAACATGAAAGTGCGCGGCGTGGCGCCGCAGGACCTGCGCGTGATCCTGCTCAGCCACGCGCATGCCGACCATGCAGGCCCGGTGGCGGAACTGAAGCGCCGTACCGGTGTGAAGGTGGCGGCCAACGCCGAATCAGCGGTGTTGCTGGCGCGCGGCGGCAGCAACGACCTGCACTTTGGCGACGGCATCACCTTTCCACCGGCCAGCACCGACCGCATCATCATGGATGGCGAGGTGGTCACCGTCGGCGGCATTGCGTTCACCGCGCACTTCATG
The sequence above is a segment of the Stenotrophomonas maltophilia genome. Coding sequences within it:
- a CDS encoding amidohydrolase, with the translated sequence MCIVCNPGAAAFLQARREFLGGMVGLGAAALVGSAVPLAAFSATPAPNLAGPADRIFHGGPIHTLGPKGKVQAVAVRQGRILATGSHEDVMLHRGRQTDVVDLRGRALLPGFIDPHMHSAMAMLSDWVDVTPFSTGTLAEALSKIGAAASASKPGEWVVAQGIDPSLMPGKAITMQALDDVAADNPVFVLESNGHIAYSNTKGFAAAGVTDATPDPDQGRYDRANGKLTGRMQESPAMKPFMAVMPMPSPERYAELIQQLFADATKAGCTSLHDAGIGTGGTTDLDVLNGVMAKNPPIRYSGFLTSDLMDDWIKRGLRPGDGNDRFRLTGIKFWSDGSNQAQTGYQRENYLGSDKRGALNYTEAELIAGVQRAHDLGWQVGIHANGDAAIDTTLNVYQAVLAKTARADHRHRIEHCSVLHPEQIVRLADLQVSPSFLIGHVYYWGKAFRDNILGPQRADLYDPCRSALVGGLRISLHSDFNVTTIEPLRYIDNAVNRRMRDGGEVLNPEECISVEQALRAVTIDAAWQCRVDDIVGSLEHGKYADMVILDRDPLTIDPARIIDLNVMETWLQGERRYAA
- the blaL1 gene encoding L1 family subclass B3 metallo-beta-lactamase, with the protein product MRLHMLALALAAALPITHTSAAEAPLPQLQAYTVDASWLQPMAPLQIADHTWQIGTENLTALLVQTADGAVLLDGGMPQMASHLISNMKVRGVAPQDLRVILLSHAHADHAGPVAELKRRTGVKVAANAESAVLLARGGSNDLHFGDGITFPPASTDRIIMDGEVVTVGGIAFTAHFMPGHTPGSTAWTWTDTRDGKPVRIAYADSLSAPGYQLQGNARYPRLVEDYRRSFATVRSLPCDLLLTPHPGASNWNYAAGSKASEKALNCKAYADAAEKKFDAQLAKETAGAR